The proteins below come from a single Ahaetulla prasina isolate Xishuangbanna chromosome 16, ASM2864084v1, whole genome shotgun sequence genomic window:
- the LOC131186289 gene encoding zinc finger protein 91-like, with the protein MQEDGGARRGKEGSAAREEEESGPRGAALPGPGAASPGDGGERPGGSGAAGGLSPGGARERRLPGGRCGEEETGGDPETVLEGGGSFGRPGRPPRIQEGGKEFQCPECGKSCRYKGDLQRHLRIHSGEKPHKCLECGKSFSRRSSLYRHQTIHTGEKPYKCLECGKRFTQRSGLYKHQRIHTGEKPYKCLECGKSFSYSSHLYRHQRIHFGEKLNKCLEEGQAFGRHGNPQRIQEGGKKYQCPECGKTFKRNVDLQRHLRIHSGEKPYTCLECGKNFSWSRTLYVHQRIHTGEKPYKCLECGKKFSWSSHLFIHQRIHTGEKPHKCLECGKSFSQSSNLYAHQRIHLGEKLNKCLEEGRAFGRCGNPQKIQEGGKEYQCPECEKSFKTNDYLESHLRIHSGEKPYKCLEYGKSFSWSSSLYNHQRIHFGEKLNKCLEEGRAFGRCGNPQKIQEGGKEYQCPECEKSFKTNDYLESHLRIHSGEKPYKCLEYGKSFSWSSSLYNHQRIHFGEKLNKCLEEGRAFGRCGNPQRIQEGGKEYQCPECGKTFKRNDYLKSHLRIHSGEKPYKCFECGKNFGQSGNLYKHQIIHTGEKPYKCLECGKSFSWSSHLYRHQRIHFGEKLNKCLEDGWAFGNPQRIQEGGKEFQCPECEKSFKRNDYLKSHLRIHSGEKPYKCFECGKSFSCSSSLYNHHRIHTGEKPYKCLECGKSFSWNSSLYKHERIHSGEKPYKCLECGKAFKRKGTLYRHQRIHTGEEKT; encoded by the exons ATGCAG gaggacggaggagcccggcgggggaaggaaggaagcgccgcccgagaggaggaggagagcgggcCCCGCGGAGCAGCCCTGCCCGGTCCCGGCGCGGCTTCCCCGGGAGACGGCGGGGAAAGGCCGGGGGGCTCCGGGGCTGCCGGAGGGCTGAGCCCAGGGGGAGCCCGGGAAAGGCGGCTGCCTGGAGGGCGATGCGGGGAGGAGGAAACAGGCGGAGACCCCGAGACGGTCCTGGAGGGCGGAGGCTCCTTCGGAAGACCCGGGAGGCCCCCGAGGAtccaggagggaggaaaagaatttCAGTGCCCGGAATGTGGAAAATCCTGCAGATATAAGGGAGATCTTCAAAGGCATCtaaggatccactcaggagagaaacctcataaatgcctggagtgtggaaagagcttcagtcgtAGGAGCAGCCTTTATAGACATCAAacaatccacacaggagaaaaaccatataaatgcctaGAATGTGGAAAGCGCTTCACTCAGAGGAGCGGCCTTTATAAGCATCAAAGAatccacacgggagaaaaacctTATAAGTGCCTTGAATGTGGTAAGAGCTTCAGTTATAGCAGCCACCTTTAtagacatcaaaggatccactttggagagaaactgaataaatgcctggAGGAAGGACAGGCCTTCGGAAGACACGGGAATCCCCAAAGGAttcaggagggaggaaagaaatatcagtgCCCAGAATGTGGAAAAACCTTCAAAAGAAATGTAGATCTTCAAAGGCATCTAAGGATTcactcaggagaaaaaccttatacatgcttggagtgtggaaagaacttCAGTTGGAGCAGAACCCTTTAtgtacatcaaaggatccacactggagaaaaaccttataagtgcctggagtgtggaaagaagtTCAGTTGGAGCAGCCACCTTTTTatacatcaaaggatccacacgggagaaaaacctcataaatgccttgaatgtggaaagagcttcagtcagaGCAGCAACCTTTATGCGCATCAAAGGATCCACTTGGGagagaaactgaataaatgcctggAGGAAGGACGGGCCTTCGGAAGATGCGGGAATCCCCAAAAGAttcaggagggaggaaaggaatatCAGTGCCCAGAATGTGAAAAATCCTTTAAAACAAATGACTATCTTGAAAGCCATCtaaggatccactcaggagaaaaaccGTATAAATGCCTTGAatatggaaagagcttcagttggAGCAGCAGCCTTTATAATCATCAAAGGATCCACTTTGGagagaaactgaataaatgcctggAGGAAGGACGGGCCTTCGGAAGATGCGGGAATCCCCAAAAGAttcaggagggaggaaaggaatatCAGTGCCCAGAATGTGAAAAATCCTTTAAAACAAATGACTATCTTGAAAGCCATCtaaggatccactcaggagaaaaaccGTATAAATGCCTTGAatatggaaagagcttcagttggAGCAGCAGCCTTTATAATCATCAAAGGATCCACTTTGGagagaaactgaataaatgcctggAGGAAGGACGGGCCTTCGGAAGATGCGGGAATCCCCAAAGGAttcaggagggaggaaaggaatatCAGTGCCCAGAATGTGGAAAAACCTTCAAAAGAAATGACTATCTTAAAAGCCATCtaaggatccactcaggagaaaaaccttataaatgctttgagtgtggaaagaATTTTGGTCAAAGCGGCAACCTTTATAAACATCAAataatccacacaggagaaaaaccgtataaatgcctagaatgtggaaagagcttcagttggAGCAGCCACCTTTATAGACATCAGAGGATTCACTTTGGagagaaactgaataaatgcTTGGAGGATGGATGGGCCTTCGGGAATCCCCAAAGGAttcaggagggaggaaaggaatttCAGTGCCCAGAATGTGAAAAATCCTTCAAAAGAAATGACTATCTTAAAAGCCATCTAAGGATCCATtcaggagaaaaaccttataaatgctttgagtgtggaaagagcttcagttgtAGCAGCAGCCTTTATAATCATCATAggatccacacgggagaaaaaccatataaatgcctggagtgtggaaagagcttcagttggAACAGCAGCCTTTATAAACATGaaaggatccactcaggagagaaaccctataaatgcctggaatgtggaaagGCTTTCAAGAGGAAAGGAACTCTGTATAGACATCAAAGGATTCATACAGGAGAAGAAAAAACATGA